Below is a genomic region from Sorghum bicolor cultivar BTx623 chromosome 9, Sorghum_bicolor_NCBIv3, whole genome shotgun sequence.
ACCTCTGTGGGTGCTGCCGGCCCCCATGGTTCCTTTCGTCTTCCTGATGTTCTTGTTGCTCCTTCTATGGTTCACAATCTTCTTTCTATTCGTCGTTTTACAGCTGACAATTCTTGTTCTGTCGAGTTTGACTCTTCTGGTCTTACTGTGAAGGATTTGGCTTCCCGGCGTCCTCTGCTCCGATGTGACAGCACGGGGCCCCTTTACACTCTTCGCTTTCCGGCATCTGCCTCGCCATGTGGTGTTCGACGAGTCGATCTTCCCCTTTTCCACCACTGCCACTCCTGCTTCCACCTCGGAGCATGACCTCTCCTCTGTGTTTCCTACTGACCCGGTGGTCCAGCCACCGTTTCCGGTGTTTCCTGCAGGTACTGCTACGTCGCCTGTCGCCCGTGACACCTCGGGGCCTCTACCCTGCCCGGGTCCCGAGGTGCCACCTTCCAGCCCGGCCCCTGCGCCTGACGCGGGTCCCGGGTCGGCACCTTCGCCACCGGTACGCTTCGCCCAGCCGGTGCGTGTCTACCAGCGACGTGCTCCCGACGTGGGCCCCGGGCCGGCGTCTCCGACTCCGGCCCCACCGGCACGTTACGCCCAGCCGGTGCGCGTCTACCAGCGACGTGCCCGGCTGGCGCCGCTGCCTCcggcggcgccggtggccccctcTCCGCCGGGGTCACCTGCGCCACCGGCGACGTCTTCTCCGCCGGCGACACCGACCCCGCCGCCGCGGCATCCAGCTACTCGGGCCGCGACGCCGGTGTACCACCCACCGCTCCTTCACCGACACCCGCGTCATGTTCACCCGATGGTGACGCGACACGCGGCTGGGACCCTGCagccccgggctcttgcggcgatgcCCGGGGACTCGCAGGTCTCACCGGTACCCTCTTCCGTGCGCGAGGCCTTGCTGGACCCTCACTGGCGCCGCGCGATGGAAGAGGAGTACGCGGCCCTCCTCGCCAACCAGACATGGGATCTGGTGCCACGACCGCCGGGCTCCAACATCGTCACCGGCAAGTGGATCTGGACCCACAAGCGCCGGGCTGACGGCACCCTTGAGCGGTACAAGGCTCGCTGGGTTCTCCGGGGCTTCACTCAGCGGCCCGGTGTCGACTACGACGAGACCTTCAGCCCGGTGGTGAAGCCGGCCACCGTCCGCACGATGCTCTCACTGGCTCTCACGCGCGGGTGGCCCGTGCATCAGCTGGACGTCAAGAATGCCTTCCTGCATGGCGTTCTTACTGAGACAGTCTACTGCAGTCAGCCGGCGGGATTTGTTGACTCTGCTTGTCCTGACATGGTGTGTCGGCTCAACAAGTCTCTCTACGGCCTCAAGCAGGCCCCCCGGGCGTGGAACCATCGGTTTGCTGCTTTTCTACGGACTCTGGGGTTTGTGGAGGCCAAGTCAGATACCTCTCTGTTCATCTATCACCATGGGACTGAGACTGCTTATCTGctgctctatgttgatgacattgtcctcACAGCCTCCACTGAGTCACTCCTTCGGCGGATCATCGCCTCtcttcagcaggagtttgccatGAAGGATCTGGGTGCTCTACATCACTTCCTCGGGGTCACTGTTCAGCCTCACCCTGCTGGATTACTCCTTCACCAGCGGCAGTACACTCTTGATATCCTGGAGAGAGCTGGGATGACTGACTGCAAGCCCTGCTCCACTCCAGTTGACACACAGGGCAAGATCTCAGAGGCTGAGGGTATACCAGTGACAGATCCTACTGCATATCGGAGTCTTGCCGGGGCACTTCAGTACCTCACCTTCACCCGGCCGGATATCACCTATGCAGTTCAGCAGATCTGCCTTCATATGCATGATCCCAGGGAGCCACACCTCACCGCTCTCAAGCGGATCCTACGGTACCTCCGCGGCACAGTCGACTTCGGTCTTCTCCTTCACCGACGGTCgccctccaccgagctcgtcgtctacaccgacgccgactgggccgggtgcccggacacccgccgctccacctctggctacgccgtcttcttaggcggcaacctggtgtcttggtcgtccaagcgccagccggtcgtctcccgctccagtgccgaggcggagtaccgTGCTGTCGCCAACGGCGTGGCCGAGGCTTCCTGGCTCCGTcagctcctcgccgagctccacagccctctctcccggagcgcactggtctactgcgacaacgtcagtgcggtgtacctctccaccaaccctgtGCAGCACCAGAGGACCAAGCACGTGGAGATTGATCTACACTTCGTCCGGGACCGGGTCGCTGTCGGCGATGTTCGGGTCCTCCATGTCCCGACCACCTCCCAgttcgccgacatcttcaccaagggtctcccgtcctcgaccttcaccgagttccgcaccagcctcaacatcaccagtGGCTAGTTGTGTCTGTGGGGGGGCTCGTGTGTTGTACTTCTTTTCTTTCGTGTCCAGTCTGTAAACTCCGCTGCGACGGTAGTTCAGACTGCGGGGGGATGTTAGAGTATATGTGTATGAGGCCCAtgaggctaggcccatgaggcccatgtatccaTAATTATATGGCCACCCTGGTTTAGGGTGAGCCCAtcaatgaaaccctaattctaacatgcatgaagcatggaTCAGTAAACGCAAGTATTTATCGAAAAGATAACTCGTAAATTTCAATCATACTTTATCTAACCATTttgaaaattaattaataaaaaaatcttATTCCTGCCAGCAAAAAACAAGTTTTATGATTGTCCAGGATATATTGAAAAATGGTTGCTTGATGCTTACTCTTGATGAAAGCTCACTAGCTCTGTAAAATCATGTGAATCTTGCACATGAGATTGTAAAACATTCCACTGCGACTCAATTACATCAACCTGAAAAGTAAGTTCAATTTGGGAGGACAAGGTTATTTTCATTGGAGTGGAAAAGGCAAAAGAAACAGATAACATAAGAAATGTCCAGCATTGATGTCATCAAGAACAGAATCCGATTTCAGTGTGATCCATTCGCATGCTACAACTATTGAACCAAAAACATATggaaaaaggaaaggaaaaaaatgTGATAAACACACAATAGCATATCTTGTTTTTACCTGGATGTAAAATTGCAGGTTTCTGATCAAGAATGCCATATGCTCCCTTACTCGCCACAAAGGCTTAGAGCGTTGTCGACGCAGTTGTGTTGCAGAGTTATTTTTCCGATCCTTGCAGTACTCAGAAAAATCAGCATGGTCTTTATGCATTACAGCTGCCCAGGATTTCTCAAGTTCCATTTGTGTCCTCTTCAATCGGATGAGATACTGGAAAACCTTGCGATACCTGGATAACATTTACACATCTTAGGGGGAAAAAAAGGAAAGCAGATAGTAGAAGAACTGTGATCTCTGAGTCCAACAGAGCCTGTTTCGTAACGTTTTTAAAATATGTGTATAGTGTATACTCAGAACAAAACAGTGTACCCAAAATAAATGTAGCTTCATTGAGATTGAGAATTGCTTGTCCTATGATACTTACTTGGACAGAACATCAGGAGTGAAGAAGAGCTGCAGAGGCCAGTCGACTGAATATTCCAGAGCAATACTATCCCACCCATCAAGTGCTATTTCTGATGTAGCTTTTCCTTGTGAAGAAAGCTCTGAAGCATTGGGTTTTTGGAGATCTTTCTGAGATGTACTACTTTTCATACCATATGATAGCATCCTACAAAATAGAAATAAAATCAGTTGACAACCGCAGAGCTATCCACTAGGCAGGCCCTGAAATAAATTACTGTGAGGCTATTTGAAATCTGACCTTAATGAGACTCTGGTAAAGTACTTGTCTTCCTCACCAATAGTCTTCAGTGCAGCCTGTAGGGTTTAACAGCAAATTACCACTGCTACAATCAAATCTATTTTCTGAGATAAGTCATCATGACACATAAAAGAACTGCAGCAGCTACCAGGTAAGTGGATGAAAATAAAATCAACAGCAAGAGAACATAATATTGTGTATCATCAAAACATTGGAACAGCAAGGCAAGTAGGGAACATGTTACTCACCAGCTGAAATGGAATCATGAGATCTGCTTCGGCTGTAGATTGACGAGGTGGTAAACGCATTAATTGTCGGCTTTCCTCAAGAAAACACTAAGTGAGAAGCATGATCACTCAGGTCAGAAAACAAGCCAAACAACAATTTTGCACAAAATCTATATAATGATCTTAATGAAACAATTGAGAAACGTGCATGTAAAGGAAAGGAAAAGCCATATGTCATGGATAAAGCAGTGCATGCTTACCTGGAAAAAGTCACCTTTTGCTAAAAGAAAATAATCTTTCAATGCCTTCAAATGACCGTTGAGATCAGCACGTACCACCACTAGCTTTTACCAAAATTAGCAGTGGGTGATGTTCCTTTGCAATCAAATATTGATAGAGTATATATATAATGCTTTGAAACATCAGTACCTGCCAGAGATGATTAGCTGCAATTGTGCGTATTGAGCCGACAGCAGACTCAAAAGGCCGTTTATGAAATTCCGAAGAATGCTGCAGAAACACAAGCAACCATATGCCCAAATCAGTATATCCATTTTATGAAGATAGCATAAAAAGGGAAATGTGCATGCAACAAAAGATGGTGGTAACATCAACATTACAGTACCAGCAGAAGTTGCCTAGTTGACAACTAACCTTTAGCTCCTTGAGCATAACATCAATTTTATCGGCTTCAGTTTGTGGCAGTAGTTCTTCTGCGCTGATGTTAGAGAAGCTTGGCAATTCTTTTGGAGCACCAGAACCTCCTACAAAGCTTTGCATTCCATGAGATCCTTTAGAGTTCTGGCTTTGGTTAACAGGTTCCTGCAATGTAGCACCAGGACTTGGATTTCGAAGCACCCTTATTGCTTTGCCAGCGAAGAGAATGGACTCTGCAACTCGCATGTGGATATACTCAGGCAACATGTCCTGTGAAGTGTGGGGTCAAAAACAAAGGATATGACTATCCTTGCTAAAAGTTACTACATAATACAAAGGCACTTCATTTTAAGAATATAAGCATACCAATGATACATGAAATCCTGTATGCCAACTAGCCAGGGATGTGTCTTTAGCTAATTTCTGCTTAAACTTATCAGAAACATCACGCTGAGATGATTCATTCTCCCCATCCCTGTCGTCTTGCCTAAAAATTAAGATAAGAAGCTCAAGTTTTATATATTAGGAAATAAACCATGGGTTAACATTCAACACTTAAGGGACGACATCCTGTATGTAAGTTTTCTTTTATCTAAAAAGTAATGAAAGGTAACTGTGGGGAACTCCCCCACAGTATTTTGCCCTCAAAAACATTCAACACTTAGAACTACTAGTCATCTGAAAGGTAACAGATTCCACTCCAGTTGTGAATTTTACATTCATCATCCAATTTGTTGTATCCCTCAGATCAACAACATTAGACTGCAAATGATCTGTATTAAAAACaatacagaaaaaaaaatacttgcAATGTGTGGGACAAAAGAAAATTTATGTCATCTGTAAGGGAATGTATCATATTGCAACCAATGTGAACTTGGGAAGCTCAACTTGGAGCATTAGCATTATATCTACTGGATTACAACTGACAAGTGGAATGGAAATGGGATATCAGAAGCAGGAACGAAATAGCATGAATAGGATCCCTGTAGACATGCTGACCTTCTAATAAAAAAATGAACGTACCTTCTAATGAAAAATTCACTGTACTGATCTTGAAGAATCCCATAAACCATCCAAGATGTCAGCTGGTTGAACATGACCTGGTGTCCATGCCAAAGTAACCTATCCTTTTTTAAAAACAATATAAAAAGAAAATGAACAAATAAAGTTCAACAGTTAGGACATATGCAAGAGAATTGAGAACACGCTGCAAAGTAACTGCAATGAAGATGGAAGCACAGAagtttccatgcaaagcatgaaaG
It encodes:
- the LOC8076003 gene encoding gamma-tubulin complex component 4 isoform X2, with protein sequence MLHELLLALLGFTGDFVLDASPPRRRAASQEAGGDGDGDGDGEVGPAFRLAPDLTFLQPSERTAIERLISLGFYYRELNRFATESRDLSWIQSSVDVSSPHSDKTQKGKVRKGSVYRRAIANGITEILSVYRSAVLQVEQNLLSDPLPILATVTHGLNKFEVLLPPLYELVMEIEQKDIKGGQLLNLLHKRCHCGVPELQSCIQRLLWHGHQVMFNQLTSWMVYGILQDQYSEFFIRRQDDRDGENESSQRDVSDKFKQKLAKDTSLASWHTGFHVSLDMLPEYIHMRVAESILFAGKAIRVLRNPSPGATLQEPVNQSQNSKGSHGMQSFVGGSGAPKELPSFSNISAEELLPQTEADKIDVMLKELKHSSEFHKRPFESAVGSIRTIAANHLWQLVVVRADLNGHLKALKDYFLLAKGDFFQCFLEESRQLMRLPPRQSTAEADLMIPFQLAALKTIGEEDKYFTRVSLRMLSYGMKSSTSQKDLQKPNASELSSQGKATSEIALDGWDSIALEYSVDWPLQLFFTPDVLSKYRKVFQYLIRLKRTQMELEKSWAAVMHKDHADFSEYCKDRKNNSATQLRRQRSKPLWRVREHMAFLIRNLQFYIQVDVIESQWNVLQSHVQDSHDFTELVSFHQEYLSALISQSFLDIGSVSRILDSIMKLCLQFCWSIEQYETRPNISEIDHITEEFNKKSNSLYTILRSSRLAGSQRAPFLRQFLMRLNFNSFFETTARGVMNSGRLRPSTAGAQL
- the LOC8076003 gene encoding gamma-tubulin complex component 4 isoform X1, which translates into the protein MLHELLLALLGFTGDFVLDASPPRRRAASQEAGGDGDGDGDGEVGPAFRLAPDLTFLQPSERTAIERLISLGFYYRELNRFATESRDLSWIQSSVDVSSPHSDKTQKGKVRKGSVYRRAIANGITEILSVYRSAVLQVEQNLLSDPLPILATVTHGLNKFEVLLPPLYELVMEIEQKDIKGGQLLNLLHKRCHCGVPELQSCIQRLLWHGHQVMFNQLTSWMVYGILQDQYSEFFIRRQDDRDGENESSQRDVSDKFKQKLAKDTSLASWHTGFHVSLDMLPEYIHMRVAESILFAGKAIRVLRNPSPGATLQEPVNQSQNSKGSHGMQSFVGGSGAPKELPSFSNISAEELLPQTEADKIDVMLKELKHSSEFHKRPFESAVGSIRTIAANHLWQLVVVRADLNGHLKALKDYFLLAKGDFFQCFLEESRQLMRLPPRQSTAEADLMIPFQLAALKTIGEEDKYFTRVSLRMLSYGMKSSTSQKDLQKPNASELSSQGKATSEIALDGWDSIALEYSVDWPLQLFFTPDVLSKYRKVFQYLIRLKRTQMELEKSWAAVMHKDHADFSEYCKDRKNNSATQLRRQRSKPLWRVREHMAFLIRNLQFYIQVDVIESQWNVLQSHVQDSHDFTELVSFHQELFHGRYLSALISQSFLDIGSVSRILDSIMKLCLQFCWSIEQYETRPNISEIDHITEEFNKKSNSLYTILRSSRLAGSQRAPFLRQFLMRLNFNSFFETTARGVMNSGRLRPSTAGAQL